From a region of the Brevibacterium siliguriense genome:
- the atpE gene encoding F0F1 ATP synthase subunit C, with amino-acid sequence MDMLAEVSGSVSTIGYGLAAIGPGVGVGIVIGKTIEGTARQPEMAGALRGNMFLGIALIEALALIGIATPFFLP; translated from the coding sequence ATGGATATGCTCGCCGAAGTGTCAGGTAGCGTTTCGACGATCGGTTACGGCCTCGCCGCAATCGGCCCCGGTGTCGGTGTCGGCATCGTCATCGGCAAGACCATCGAAGGAACCGCTCGTCAGCCCGAGATGGCCGGCGCCCTGCGCGGAAACATGTTCCTCGGTATCGCACTGATCGAGGCTCTGGCCCTCATCGGTATCGCCACCCCGTTCTTCCTGCCCTGA
- the atpA gene encoding F0F1 ATP synthase subunit alpha, with translation MAELTIRPEEIRDALGKFVDSYNPESSEKTEVGKVVTAGDGIAHVSGLPGTMANELLRFEDGTLGLAQNLDEREIGVVILGEFSGIAEEQNVYRTGEVLSIPVGDGYLGRVVDPLGRPVDGLGDIETVGRRELELQAAGVMDRQEVREPLQTGYKSIDAMIPVGRGQRQLVIGDRKTGKTALAIDTIINQKANWETGDPKKQVRCIYVAVGQKGSTIAGVRRSLEEAGALEYTTIVSSPASDPAGFKYLAPYSGSAIGQHWMYDGKHVLIVFDDLSKQAEAYRAVSLLLRRPPGREAYPGDVFYLHSRLLERCAKLSDELGGGSMTGLPIIETKANDVGAFIPTNVISITDGQIFLQSDLFNAGQRPAVDVGVSVSRVGGAAQTKALKGVSGTLKISLAQYRSLEAFAMFASDLDDATKRDLARGARLTELLKQGQYAPMPFEKQTVSIFAGTNGYLDEIPVDDVLRFESELHDHIERKTGIFTTIRETLKLDDDTTEELKNVLAEFTQNFASSDHSGSKAGSEDTAAASSDEVEQEQIVRQKR, from the coding sequence ATGGCGGAACTGACAATTCGCCCGGAAGAGATCCGGGACGCTCTCGGGAAGTTCGTTGACTCGTACAACCCGGAGAGCTCGGAAAAGACCGAAGTCGGCAAGGTCGTCACCGCTGGTGACGGTATCGCACACGTCTCGGGCCTGCCCGGCACCATGGCCAACGAACTCCTCCGGTTCGAAGACGGCACCCTGGGCCTGGCACAGAACCTCGACGAGCGCGAGATCGGCGTCGTCATCCTCGGCGAGTTCTCCGGAATCGCTGAGGAGCAGAACGTCTATCGCACCGGAGAGGTCCTCTCCATCCCGGTCGGCGACGGCTACCTCGGCCGTGTCGTCGATCCGCTGGGTCGTCCCGTGGACGGACTCGGCGACATCGAGACCGTCGGTCGTCGTGAGCTCGAGCTCCAGGCCGCCGGCGTCATGGACCGCCAAGAGGTGCGCGAGCCCCTTCAGACCGGCTACAAGAGCATCGATGCGATGATCCCGGTCGGCCGTGGTCAGCGTCAGCTGGTCATCGGTGACCGCAAGACCGGTAAGACCGCTCTGGCGATCGATACGATCATCAACCAGAAGGCCAACTGGGAGACCGGAGACCCGAAGAAGCAGGTCCGCTGCATCTACGTAGCCGTCGGCCAGAAGGGTTCGACCATCGCCGGCGTCCGCCGTTCGCTGGAAGAGGCCGGTGCGCTCGAGTACACGACCATCGTGTCCTCGCCTGCCTCGGACCCCGCAGGCTTCAAGTACCTGGCTCCCTACTCCGGATCCGCTATCGGTCAGCACTGGATGTACGACGGCAAGCACGTCCTCATCGTGTTCGACGATCTGTCCAAGCAGGCTGAGGCCTACCGCGCCGTGTCCCTGCTGCTGCGTCGTCCGCCGGGCCGTGAAGCCTACCCCGGTGACGTCTTCTACCTGCACTCGCGTCTGCTGGAACGCTGCGCGAAGCTCTCCGATGAACTCGGCGGCGGTTCGATGACCGGTCTGCCGATCATCGAGACGAAGGCCAACGACGTCGGTGCGTTCATTCCGACCAACGTCATCTCGATCACCGACGGTCAGATCTTCCTGCAGTCCGATCTGTTCAACGCGGGTCAGCGTCCTGCCGTCGACGTCGGTGTGTCCGTGTCGCGAGTCGGTGGTGCCGCTCAGACGAAGGCGCTCAAGGGTGTCTCCGGCACGCTGAAGATCTCGCTGGCCCAGTACCGCTCGCTCGAAGCCTTCGCGATGTTCGCGTCCGACCTCGACGATGCGACCAAGCGTGATCTGGCCCGTGGTGCGCGCCTGACTGAACTGCTCAAGCAGGGTCAGTATGCTCCGATGCCGTTCGAGAAGCAGACCGTGTCGATCTTCGCCGGAACCAACGGCTACCTCGACGAGATCCCGGTCGACGATGTGCTCCGCTTCGAGTCGGAACTGCACGATCACATCGAACGCAAGACCGGAATCTTCACGACCATCCGTGAGACGCTGAAGCTCGACGACGATACGACCGAAGAGCTGAAGAACGTTCTGGCCGAGTTCACTCAGAACTTCGCCAGCTCGGACCACAGCGGGTCGAAGGCTGGCAGCGAAGACACCGCAGCCGCGTCCTCTGACGAGGTCGAGCAGGAGCAGATCGTTCGGCAGAAGCGTTGA
- the prmC gene encoding peptide chain release factor N(5)-glutamine methyltransferase, protein MTPTRLHASTRWGADLDTVRPTLVSDLLRGATTVFTEAGIASPEADALELLAHAWSIDRAALSRRRLFDDPVPASVNVRFAELCDRRRQRTPLQHLTGIAHFRHLELQVGPGVFVPRPETELLAGAVLTELSEFHSATENDEARRPFVIDLCSGSGAISLSVATEFPRVDVLGVECEPAALEWSLNNLEHSRLGESTVEFILEDATTITEARHDLCGRADIVVTNPPYVPDSAVPRDPEVAEHDPASALFGGDSGLEIPGLILIEAEQLLRPGGLFLMEHGEEQGAGARELLAATASLRHAATFQDYTGRDRYTVARREA, encoded by the coding sequence GTGACGCCGACAAGGCTGCACGCCTCGACGCGCTGGGGGGCTGACCTGGACACCGTCAGGCCGACTCTCGTCTCCGACCTCCTCCGCGGGGCGACCACAGTCTTCACCGAAGCAGGCATAGCGAGTCCCGAAGCCGATGCACTCGAGCTGCTCGCCCACGCATGGTCGATCGACCGGGCAGCGCTGAGCCGCCGCCGTCTCTTCGACGATCCTGTGCCGGCTTCCGTGAACGTGCGATTCGCCGAGCTCTGCGACCGGCGCCGGCAGCGGACACCGCTGCAGCATCTCACCGGCATCGCCCACTTCCGGCACTTGGAGCTCCAAGTGGGTCCTGGAGTCTTCGTGCCCCGGCCGGAAACCGAGCTGCTGGCAGGTGCCGTCCTGACCGAACTGTCCGAGTTCCACTCGGCTACCGAGAACGATGAGGCGCGACGTCCCTTCGTCATCGACCTGTGTTCGGGATCTGGAGCGATCTCGCTGTCCGTGGCCACCGAGTTCCCTCGTGTCGACGTCCTCGGCGTCGAATGCGAACCCGCCGCCCTGGAATGGTCACTGAACAACCTGGAACACAGCCGCCTCGGCGAGTCGACCGTCGAGTTCATCCTTGAAGACGCGACGACGATCACCGAAGCGCGCCACGATCTGTGCGGACGTGCCGACATCGTCGTGACGAACCCGCCCTATGTCCCTGATTCCGCGGTGCCACGGGATCCGGAAGTCGCCGAACACGATCCTGCGTCCGCGCTCTTCGGCGGGGATTCGGGTCTCGAGATTCCGGGGCTCATCCTCATCGAGGCCGAGCAGCTGCTGCGGCCAGGTGGTCTCTTCCTCATGGAACACGGCGAGGAACAGGGTGCCGGCGCACGGGAACTTCTGGCGGCCACGGCCAGTCTGAGACATGCCGCCACGTTCCAGGACTACACTGGACGCGACCGGTATACGGTGGCACGCCGCGAGGCGTAG
- the prfA gene encoding peptide chain release factor 1, with amino-acid sequence MVDDTLTASVSALLDEHARVQEELSDPAVHADAGRAKKLTRRYAELDKVAAAARHFAQLEADHAAAVELAEDDADFAAEAKRLSAEMETAEGELKDLLVPSDPDDSRDAIIEIKAGEGGDESALFAGDLLRMYQRWIDSRGWSSQILDATHSDLGGFKDISMAVKANNDGAYGWVKFEGGVHRVQRVPVTESQGRIHTSAAGVLVFPEVDEPEEVQLDEHDLRIDVYRSSGPGGQSVNTTDSAVRITHLPTGITASCQNEKSQLQNKDAAMRMLRARILAKQAEEAAAEAADIRRSQVRTVDRSERIRTYNFPENRITDHRTGYKAYNLDQVLAGDLDPVIGSCRDADKAARLDALGG; translated from the coding sequence ATGGTCGACGACACCCTCACGGCCAGCGTCAGCGCACTGCTCGACGAGCATGCGCGGGTGCAGGAGGAACTCTCCGACCCCGCGGTCCACGCTGACGCCGGCCGGGCCAAGAAGCTGACCAGGCGTTACGCGGAACTCGACAAGGTCGCCGCGGCCGCCCGGCACTTCGCCCAACTCGAAGCCGACCATGCTGCCGCCGTGGAACTGGCCGAGGACGATGCCGATTTCGCCGCAGAGGCCAAGCGGCTGTCCGCAGAGATGGAGACGGCCGAGGGTGAGCTCAAGGATCTCCTGGTTCCCAGTGACCCGGACGATTCCCGAGACGCGATCATCGAGATCAAAGCCGGCGAGGGCGGAGACGAATCCGCACTGTTCGCCGGCGATCTGCTGCGGATGTATCAGCGGTGGATCGATTCGCGGGGCTGGTCGAGTCAGATCCTCGACGCCACTCATTCGGACCTCGGCGGATTCAAAGACATCAGCATGGCTGTCAAAGCCAATAACGACGGCGCCTACGGATGGGTGAAGTTCGAAGGCGGAGTGCACCGAGTCCAAAGAGTCCCGGTCACCGAGTCGCAGGGACGCATCCACACCTCCGCGGCCGGAGTGCTCGTCTTCCCCGAAGTCGATGAGCCCGAAGAGGTTCAGCTGGACGAACACGACCTGCGCATCGATGTCTATCGCTCTTCCGGCCCCGGCGGGCAGTCCGTGAACACCACGGACTCGGCTGTGCGCATCACCCACCTGCCGACCGGAATCACCGCGAGCTGCCAGAACGAAAAGTCCCAGCTGCAGAACAAGGACGCAGCGATGCGCATGCTCCGCGCGCGGATCCTCGCCAAGCAGGCGGAAGAGGCCGCAGCGGAAGCCGCAGACATCCGACGTTCACAGGTTCGCACCGTGGATCGCTCGGAACGCATCCGTACCTACAACTTCCCGGAGAATCGGATCACCGATCATCGCACCGGCTATAAGGCCTACAATCTCGATCAGGTGTTGGCAGGAGACCTCGATCCCGTGATCGGGTCCTGCCGTGACGCCGACAAGGCTGCACGCCTCGACGCGCTGGGGGGCTGA
- a CDS encoding MraY family glycosyltransferase, with protein MRAYLFILIVSALVAYLLTPMVKRVAERGKIFSPLRDRDVHSVPTPRLGGVAMFGGLLAGLIFASQMPFLNRIFVELGPIVGIAGAAALLCLLGVIDDIWDLHWMAKLAGQALAAGFMAIKGVALLSIPFGGVIIGSPRMSIIVTVLVVLVTINAVNFVDGLDGLAAGVVAIGGSAFFIYSYWLARDASPESYANLASLIIAIVVGACLGFLPHNFNPARIFMGDSGSMLIGLLLAASTIRVTGQVDPALIGQERAFATFMPIILPVAVMFLPLLDLGLAVVRRLRAGQSPFSADAKHLHHRMLRLGHSHARAVLILYTWTALIAFGSVLLLFQGWLFSACVIGGLAAITLIFTFYPLRMRQKAREEIS; from the coding sequence GTGCGCGCCTACCTCTTCATCCTCATCGTCTCCGCCCTCGTGGCGTACCTGCTGACTCCCATGGTCAAGCGGGTAGCCGAACGGGGAAAGATCTTCTCACCCCTGCGCGACCGCGACGTCCATTCCGTTCCGACGCCGAGGCTGGGAGGAGTGGCGATGTTCGGCGGGCTCCTCGCAGGGCTCATCTTCGCCTCACAGATGCCCTTTCTCAATCGGATCTTCGTCGAGCTGGGCCCGATCGTCGGAATCGCCGGAGCCGCTGCACTGTTGTGTCTGCTCGGAGTCATCGACGACATCTGGGACCTGCATTGGATGGCGAAGCTCGCTGGCCAGGCTCTCGCCGCGGGCTTCATGGCGATCAAAGGTGTGGCGCTGCTGTCGATTCCTTTCGGAGGAGTCATCATCGGCTCCCCGCGGATGTCGATCATCGTCACCGTCCTCGTCGTCCTCGTGACCATCAACGCGGTGAATTTCGTCGACGGGCTCGACGGCCTCGCTGCGGGAGTCGTCGCCATCGGCGGCAGTGCCTTCTTCATCTACTCCTACTGGTTGGCTCGAGACGCCTCACCCGAGTCGTATGCGAACCTCGCTTCGCTCATCATCGCGATCGTCGTCGGCGCCTGCCTCGGTTTCCTCCCGCATAACTTCAACCCGGCGAGGATCTTCATGGGCGATTCCGGATCGATGCTCATCGGACTGCTGCTGGCAGCTTCGACGATCAGGGTCACCGGTCAGGTCGATCCGGCGCTGATCGGCCAGGAGCGAGCTTTCGCCACCTTCATGCCGATCATCCTGCCGGTGGCTGTGATGTTCCTGCCGCTGCTCGACCTCGGACTGGCCGTGGTGCGCCGGCTGCGTGCCGGGCAGTCTCCGTTCTCCGCCGATGCCAAACACCTCCACCACCGGATGCTGCGTCTGGGACATTCCCATGCTCGTGCGGTGCTCATCCTCTACACCTGGACGGCGCTCATCGCCTTCGGGTCGGTGCTGCTTCTCTTCCAGGGCTGGCTGTTCTCCGCCTGCGTCATCGGCGGTCTCGCGGCCATCACCCTGATCTTCACCTTCTATCCCCTTCGCATGCGTCAGAAAGCCAGAGAGGAAATCTCGTGA
- the rho gene encoding transcription termination factor Rho, with the protein MSETTTQDSTPRTGSLTALRLPQLQEMAAGLGIKGYRRLRKSELIDAINSHSGGSAETKSAPAEKKSAAEPAAKAEKPTEKQDEKKQESANRRSSRRSAASASEDAPALIIEPNSESSSEDESGAVQSGGAPSDDTNGDQDRQRSRRSRSRSRGSESQAEGRDGSGEESTDRGGQDRSADQNRNGDQNRSGDQDRSDRDHRGGRDNDRRGRNNDRSDDNRGGSDRNGGNSRGNNDRDGGNDRGHRNDRRNRNNDDDDRGNNRRGRGRDRKRRGRGNDEPDIRNDDVLIPVGGILDVHDNYAFLRTSGYLPGPNDVYLSASMVRKNGLRKGDAVAGAIRQPRENEQRNNKREKFDALVRLDSVNGLTVDDARSRVEFSKLTPLYPQERLRLETTSKLHSTRLIDLITPIGKGQRGLIVAPPKAGKTTIMQQIANAITENNPEAHLMVVLVDERPEEVTDMQRAVKGEVIASTFDRPADDHTTIAELAIERAKRLVEMGSDVVVLLDNITRLGRAYNIAQPASGRILSGGVDANALYPPKKFFGAARNIEGGGSLTILATALVETGSKMDEVIFEEFKGTGNMELRLSRQLADKRIFPAIDVNSSSTRREEMLMTKEETKVMWQLRRLLSGLEQQQAVELLMSKLKETGSNVEFLMQVQKTTPLPKSSTDNS; encoded by the coding sequence GTGTCTGAAACCACCACTCAGGATTCCACCCCGCGCACAGGCAGCCTCACAGCGCTGCGGCTGCCCCAGCTCCAGGAAATGGCCGCCGGTCTGGGAATCAAGGGTTACCGTCGCCTTCGCAAAAGCGAACTGATCGACGCCATCAACAGCCACTCGGGCGGATCTGCTGAGACGAAGTCTGCGCCCGCCGAGAAGAAGTCCGCCGCCGAACCGGCCGCAAAGGCCGAGAAGCCGACGGAGAAGCAGGACGAGAAGAAGCAGGAGTCTGCGAACCGCCGCTCCTCACGTCGTTCTGCCGCTTCCGCGTCCGAGGATGCCCCGGCGCTCATCATCGAACCGAACTCCGAGTCTTCGTCCGAGGACGAGTCCGGTGCCGTCCAGTCCGGAGGAGCACCCTCCGACGACACGAACGGTGATCAGGATCGACAGCGTTCCCGCCGCAGCCGCTCACGCTCCCGGGGCTCCGAGTCCCAGGCCGAGGGCCGCGACGGCAGCGGTGAGGAATCGACCGACCGCGGCGGCCAGGATCGCTCCGCCGATCAGAACCGCAACGGCGATCAGAACCGCTCCGGTGACCAGGACCGCTCGGACCGTGACCATCGCGGAGGACGCGACAACGACCGTCGCGGCCGGAACAACGATCGCTCCGACGACAACCGAGGCGGCAGCGACCGCAACGGCGGAAACAGCCGGGGCAACAACGACCGGGACGGCGGAAACGATCGCGGACACCGCAACGATCGTCGCAACCGCAACAACGACGATGACGATCGCGGAAACAACCGTCGCGGACGAGGCCGGGACCGGAAGCGTCGCGGTCGCGGCAACGACGAGCCGGATATCCGCAACGACGATGTGCTCATCCCCGTCGGCGGCATCCTCGACGTCCACGACAACTACGCCTTCCTCCGCACCTCCGGCTACCTGCCGGGACCGAACGATGTGTATCTCTCGGCATCCATGGTGCGCAAGAACGGTCTGCGCAAGGGCGACGCCGTCGCCGGCGCAATCCGTCAGCCGCGCGAGAACGAACAGCGGAACAACAAGCGTGAGAAGTTCGACGCCCTCGTCCGCCTCGACTCCGTCAACGGACTCACAGTCGACGATGCGCGCAGCCGAGTCGAGTTCTCGAAGCTGACCCCGCTCTACCCGCAGGAACGGCTGCGCCTCGAGACCACCTCGAAGCTGCACTCGACCCGCCTCATCGATCTCATCACTCCCATCGGCAAGGGCCAGCGCGGACTCATCGTCGCACCCCCGAAGGCGGGCAAGACGACGATCATGCAGCAGATCGCCAATGCGATCACCGAGAACAATCCCGAAGCCCACCTCATGGTCGTCCTCGTCGACGAACGTCCCGAGGAAGTCACGGACATGCAGCGTGCGGTCAAAGGCGAAGTCATCGCCTCGACCTTCGACCGTCCGGCCGATGACCACACTACGATCGCCGAACTCGCCATCGAACGTGCCAAGCGTCTCGTCGAGATGGGATCCGATGTGGTCGTTCTGCTCGACAACATCACTCGCCTGGGACGCGCCTACAACATCGCGCAGCCTGCATCCGGCCGGATCCTCTCCGGCGGTGTCGACGCCAATGCGCTCTACCCGCCGAAGAAGTTCTTCGGTGCCGCACGCAATATCGAAGGCGGCGGCTCACTGACCATCCTTGCCACGGCCCTTGTCGAGACCGGTTCGAAGATGGACGAAGTCATCTTCGAAGAGTTCAAGGGCACCGGCAACATGGAGCTGCGTCTGAGCCGTCAGCTCGCCGACAAGCGCATCTTCCCGGCCATCGACGTCAACTCCTCGAGCACTCGCCGCGAAGAGATGCTCATGACCAAGGAAGAGACGAAGGTCATGTGGCAGCTGCGCCGACTGCTCTCGGGACTCGAGCAGCAGCAGGCAGTCGAACTGCTCATGTCGAAGCTCAAGGAAACCGGATCGAACGTCGAGTTCCTCATGCAGGTCCAGAAGACGACCCCGCTGCCGAAGTCGTCGACCGACAACAGCTGA
- the atpB gene encoding F0F1 ATP synthase subunit A encodes MGTLNAANTTVSAAEGGFHAPSMAEFFPASFLFEGTPFEMNRVMLIRIIATVAVVVLLAVWAKRMKLIPTRFQSSMELAMEFVTVGIAEDTMGKEKAKKFMPLIVAIFFGILFWNVTKLIPFLNMPGTGVIGMPIVLTLVVYVTYHWAGIAEKGLGRYLKDSLILPGVPPAMHILLIPIEFITKFVTQPFTLAIRLFANMMVGHLLLVLCFSATSFFLFDAANGFQFFGIVTFAGGMFVFILEMLIVVLQAYIFALLSCVYINAAISDEH; translated from the coding sequence GTGGGAACACTCAACGCCGCGAACACAACAGTCAGTGCTGCAGAAGGCGGCTTCCACGCACCGTCGATGGCTGAGTTCTTTCCAGCCTCGTTCCTCTTTGAGGGCACACCATTCGAAATGAACCGCGTGATGCTCATCCGCATCATCGCCACCGTCGCAGTCGTTGTGCTCCTGGCCGTCTGGGCCAAGCGCATGAAGCTCATCCCTACCCGCTTCCAGTCGAGCATGGAGCTCGCCATGGAATTCGTGACCGTCGGCATCGCCGAGGACACGATGGGCAAGGAGAAGGCCAAGAAGTTCATGCCGCTGATCGTCGCGATCTTCTTCGGCATCCTCTTCTGGAACGTCACGAAGCTCATTCCGTTCCTCAACATGCCGGGCACCGGTGTCATCGGCATGCCGATCGTGCTGACCCTCGTTGTCTATGTGACCTACCACTGGGCAGGCATCGCCGAGAAGGGCCTCGGCCGCTACCTCAAGGATTCGCTCATCCTGCCCGGCGTTCCGCCGGCAATGCACATCCTGCTCATCCCGATCGAGTTCATCACGAAATTCGTCACCCAGCCGTTCACCCTGGCGATCCGGCTCTTCGCGAACATGATGGTCGGCCACCTCCTGCTCGTCCTCTGCTTCTCCGCTACGAGCTTCTTCCTCTTCGACGCTGCAAACGGATTCCAGTTCTTCGGCATCGTCACCTTCGCCGGCGGCATGTTCGTCTTCATCCTGGAGATGCTCATCGTCGTCCTGCAGGCTTACATCTTCGCTCTTCTGTCCTGTGTGTACATCAATGCCGCGATCTCGGACGAACACTGA
- a CDS encoding L-threonylcarbamoyladenylate synthase, with protein MSRRFDVTQAEIRELVFDECARVVDTGNLLVIPTDTVYGIAADAFSASAVAALLAAKGRGRDMPPPVLVPRAETVFGLVDGVDETVLALTAKFWPGPLTIIANAQPSLDWDLGDTHGTVAVRMPDDESALALLSRTGPLAVSSANISGQPAARTADEAQEMLGDDVDIYVDGGVRESGMSSTIVDLSGDVPRILRRGPISAEDLRVIVPELIDLDG; from the coding sequence GTGTCGAGACGATTCGACGTCACCCAAGCCGAAATCCGTGAGCTCGTCTTCGACGAATGCGCGCGAGTCGTCGACACAGGAAACCTGCTCGTCATCCCCACCGACACGGTCTACGGGATAGCCGCCGATGCCTTCAGCGCTTCGGCCGTCGCGGCACTGCTCGCGGCCAAGGGGCGTGGTCGGGACATGCCGCCTCCGGTCCTCGTCCCGCGGGCGGAGACCGTCTTCGGTCTCGTCGACGGGGTCGATGAGACCGTGCTGGCCCTGACTGCGAAGTTCTGGCCGGGGCCGTTGACGATCATCGCCAACGCTCAGCCCTCCCTGGATTGGGATCTCGGCGACACGCACGGAACTGTGGCCGTGCGCATGCCCGATGATGAGTCGGCACTGGCCCTGCTCAGCCGAACTGGGCCGTTGGCCGTGTCGAGTGCCAACATCTCCGGACAGCCCGCCGCCAGGACCGCCGACGAAGCGCAGGAGATGCTCGGTGACGATGTCGACATCTATGTCGACGGGGGAGTCCGCGAGTCGGGAATGTCGTCGACCATCGTCGACCTCAGCGGTGATGTGCCCCGCATCCTGCGCCGCGGCCCGATCAGCGCCGAGGATCTGCGCGTGATCGTCCCCGAGCTCATCGACCTGGACGGCTGA
- a CDS encoding F0F1 ATP synthase subunit delta, whose product MLQSSRLSLQAVLETANSEISGGDSRQIGEETLALVGVLAENVGLRKALADSSESAERKQQVLRTLFSTRITDAVLRISDKAVGRRWARTQDLVTSLEVAGVTAIAAAAQAAGQLGQVEEEIFRFARLLESNHELSRALDSQAADESKRTLVSDLLTGKAQPDTIKLVEQAVLHPRGLRVAKALDQYSDILAARQQRSVADVTVARPLSESQTERLQAALSASYGRELVLNVQVDPDVLGGVRVQVGDEMMNSTVADRLADVQRKLAG is encoded by the coding sequence ATGCTCCAGTCGAGCAGATTGTCCCTGCAGGCCGTCCTCGAGACTGCGAACTCCGAGATCTCCGGGGGAGACTCCCGACAGATCGGTGAGGAGACCCTGGCACTCGTCGGCGTCCTCGCCGAGAATGTCGGACTGCGCAAGGCTCTGGCAGACTCCTCCGAGTCGGCCGAGAGGAAGCAGCAGGTGCTGCGGACTCTGTTCTCGACTCGGATCACGGATGCGGTTCTGCGCATCAGCGATAAGGCAGTCGGCCGCCGCTGGGCGCGGACCCAGGACCTCGTCACCAGCCTCGAAGTCGCCGGTGTGACAGCGATCGCCGCTGCCGCACAGGCAGCTGGTCAGCTGGGACAGGTCGAAGAGGAGATCTTCCGCTTCGCGCGTCTGCTGGAATCCAACCACGAGCTGTCCCGCGCGCTTGATTCGCAGGCCGCCGACGAGAGCAAGCGTACCCTCGTCTCTGACCTGCTCACCGGCAAGGCACAGCCAGACACCATCAAGCTGGTCGAGCAGGCTGTTCTGCACCCGCGCGGTCTCCGCGTGGCGAAGGCGCTCGACCAGTACAGCGATATCCTCGCCGCCCGGCAGCAGCGGTCGGTTGCGGACGTCACCGTCGCCAGACCCCTGAGCGAGTCGCAGACCGAGAGGCTGCAGGCGGCATTGTCGGCCAGCTATGGTCGCGAACTCGTCCTCAATGTTCAGGTCGATCCCGATGTCCTCGGGGGAGTCCGGGTGCAGGTCGGCGACGAGATGATGAACTCGACCGTGGCCGATCGACTGGCCGATGTGCAGCGCAAGCTCGCAGGTTGA
- a CDS encoding F0F1 ATP synthase subunit B has protein sequence MTPVNIVASAENPLLPALYDIVWSAVCLLIVFLVVWKYVLPAFNKTLDERAERIQGGIEKAEKVQAEADQALAEYQKQLADGRAEAARLRAEAQEEGAQIIADMKAQAHTEADRIIAQAQTQIDAERQAAMVQLRSEVGTLATDLASRIVGESLTDDQRSANVVDRFISDLESNSSAQPVKGA, from the coding sequence ATGACTCCGGTAAACATCGTCGCCTCCGCGGAGAACCCGCTTCTCCCGGCGCTGTACGACATCGTCTGGAGTGCCGTCTGTCTGCTGATCGTCTTCCTGGTTGTCTGGAAGTACGTCCTTCCCGCCTTCAACAAGACCCTCGACGAGCGCGCCGAGCGCATCCAGGGTGGAATTGAGAAGGCTGAGAAGGTGCAGGCCGAAGCCGATCAGGCTCTGGCCGAGTATCAGAAGCAGCTCGCCGACGGTCGTGCCGAAGCTGCACGACTGCGCGCCGAGGCTCAGGAAGAAGGCGCCCAGATCATCGCCGACATGAAGGCCCAGGCTCACACCGAGGCTGATCGCATCATCGCTCAGGCACAGACTCAGATCGACGCCGAACGTCAGGCCGCCATGGTGCAGCTGCGTTCCGAGGTCGGCACTCTTGCCACGGACCTGGCTTCGCGCATCGTCGGTGAATCCCTCACCGATGATCAGCGTTCGGCCAACGTGGTCGATCGCTTCATCTCCGATCTCGAGTCCAACTCGTCCGCACAGCCGGTCAAGGGGGCGTGA